From the genome of Argentina anserina chromosome 4, drPotAnse1.1, whole genome shotgun sequence, one region includes:
- the LOC126792071 gene encoding aspartic proteinase nepenthesin-1-like, translating into MAAAPRSILIFFIIAISAFHLSYSKPNGFTLKLIPRDSPQSPIFPGNLTTLQRIERLIEFSRARARYIELTSSPNATTLHPDNIRLTLLRDNFFYMVQVGVGTPTTGVYLLLDTGGGLIWTQCLPCINCYPQRTPMFDSSKSNTYQNLPCSHPLCQGDRSLYKCVNNECVYNINYGGGASTSGIASIETFTFPVDTASTVRLGPVVFGCSKNTQNVQFAKGGAISGVLGLSLSPDSLASQLSATTQNRFSYCLVPFTQAQQAPSLVRFGDDIPHPSSNIYITPFVPTPRSHYFHLNLLDISVGFRRLGFPPGTFAAAPDGSGGCIIDSGALIPQINQNVVGGCNAYRQVMSAFQSYYNSFQQLMRIGKVPQGFALCYKYPPDFNMFTSMTYHFEDADYIVDPKYVNFYDEQGGYFCVALIPGNGKTILGAWHQQNMRVTYNGNINSLQFSVETCSNDV; encoded by the coding sequence ATGGCAGCAGCTCCCCGATCTATTTTAATCTTTTTCATCATTGCAATCTCTGCATTCCATCTATCATATTCGAAACCTAATGGTTTCACCCTCAAGCTCATTCCCAGGGACTCACCCCAATCTCCAATATTCCCAGGAAACCTCACTACACTCCAACGAATCGAAAGACTCATTGAATTCTCTCGAGCTAGGGCTCGATATATAGAACTAACTTCGTCTCCAAATGCAACCACCTTGCACCCCGATAACATACGTCTCACTTTGCTTCGGGATAACTTCTTCTACATGGTGCAGGTAGGTGTTGGAACTCCGACCACAGGAGTTTACCTTCTTCTAGATACTGGCGGTGGCCTAATTTGGACGCAGTGCCTGCCTTGCATAAATTGCTACCCGCAACGAACTCCCATGTTCGATTCGAGTAAATCCAACACGTATCAAAATCTTCCTTGCAGCCACCCTTTATGTCAGGGCGACCGTTCGCTCTACAAATGTGTCAATAATGAATGTGTCTACAACATTAACTACGGTGGAGGAGCATCAACTTCAGGCATCGCTTCCATAGAAACATTCACATTCCCCGTCGACACGGCCTCAACTGTACGTCTTGGTCCAGTTGTTTTTGGTTGCTCAAAGAATACCCAAAACGTTCAATTTGCCAAAGGTGGTGCCATTTCAGGGGTCTTGGGATTGAGCTTGTCTCCGGATTCGTTGGCTTCACAGTTGAGTGCAACGACACAGAACCGTTTCTCATATTGCTTGGTACCTTTCACTCAAGCACAGCAGGCACCAAGTCTTGTGAGGTTTGGGGACGATATTCCCCACCCATCttcaaatatttatataactcCGTTTGTACCAACACCCCGATcacattattttcatttaaattTGTTGGACATAAGTGTTGGATTTCGCAGGCTAGGGTTTCCCCCGGGCACCTTTGCAGCGGCGCCAGATGGTTCAGGTGGCTGTATCATCGACTCCGGCGCACTGATTCCTCAGATAAATCAAAATGTCGTAGGTGGATGCAACGCCTACAGACAGGTGATGTCTGCATTTCAGAGCTACTATAATTCTTTCCAGCAGCTTATGAGGATCGGTAAAGTGCCTCAAGGGTTTGCTTTGTGCTACAAGTATCCCCCAGATTTCAATATGTTCACCAGCATGACATATCATTTTGAGGATGCGGATTATATTGTGGATCCGAAATATGTGAATTTTTATGATGAACAAGGAGGCTACTTTTGTGTGGCGTTGATACCTGGAAATGGGAAGACTATACTTGGAGCATGGCATCAACAAAATATGAGGGTCACATACAACGGCAACATTAACTCGCTCCAGTTCTCTGTTGAGACTTGTTCTAATGATGTTTGA
- the LOC126792925 gene encoding RNA-binding KH domain-containing protein PEPPER encodes MATAQPSENGTREPDPQPESAAAPDSAPTENPNQDSESAPKSDSEAPATTSSGDALSAADKRWPGWPGDCVFRLIVPVLKVGSIIGRKGELIKKMCEETRARIRVLDGAAGTADRIVLISGREELEAPLSPAMDAVIRVFKRVSGLSENAGEAELAGAAGVAFCSIRMLVASTQAINLIGKQGSLIKSIQESTAASVRVLSGEEVPFYAAADERIIEMQGETLKVLKAVEAVVSHLRKFLVDHSVLPLFEKTYTAPISQERQPDPWADKSLLHTTTQPGGITNYPLTATRDSLFLSRETQLESQLPSAGLSIYGQEASLSSLRSSGLGSGLGRHGAPIVTQITQTMQIPLSYAEDIIGVEGRSIEYIRRSSGALLTVQESRGLPDEITVEIKGTSSQVLAAQQLIQEVIATSNKDQISSSYGRMDTGLRSSYSQLDSTSYPSSSVPSLPYDVYGNSVPSQQPYGSSGLRGGYSTFRL; translated from the exons ATGGCCACCGCCCAACCCTCCGAGAACGGCACCCGCGAACCCGACCCGCAACCCGAATCCGCCGCGGCGCCCGACTCCGCCCCAACCGAAAATCCAAACCAAGACTCCGAATCCGCCCCCAAATCGGACTCCGAGGCTCCGGCGACGACTTCCAGCGGCGACGCCTTATCCGCCGCCGATAAGAGATGGCCTGGGTGGCCCGGCGACTGTGTTTTCCGGCTGATCGTGCCGGTTCTCAAGGTCGGGAGCATTATCGGAAGGAAGGGGGAGCTGATTAAGAAGATGTGCGAGGAGACTCGAGCTCGCATTCGCGTCCTCGACGGCGCCGCGGGGACTGCTGATCGCATC GTGTTGATCTCTGGAAGGGAAGAGCTGGAGGCACCTCTTTCCCCTGCAATGGATGCTGTAATAAGAGTATTCAAACGTGTCTCTGGATTATCTGAGAATGCAGGCGAAGCAGAGTTGGCTGGTGCTGCTGGAGTTGCGTTCTGTTCCATCCGTATGTTAGTAGCATCCACACAAGCAATTAATTTGATTGGAAAACAAGGGTCGTTAATTAAATCTATACAGGAGAGTACTGCTGCTTCTGTGCGTGTATTGTCTGGAG AGGAGGTTCCGTTCTATGCTGCAGCTGATGAGAGGATCATTGAAATGCAGGGAGAAACCTTAAAGGTGCTTAAAGCTGTAGAAGCAGTAGTGTCTCACCTGAGGAAGTTTTTGGTCGATCATAGTGTTCTTCCTCTATTTGAGAAAACT TACACGGCTCCAATTTCTCAAGAACGTCAACCGGATCCTTGGGCTGACAAGTCGTTGCTTCATACCACAACTCAACCTGGAGGTATCACTAATTATCCTCTCACAGCTACACGGGATTCTTTGTTCCTCAGCCGTGAGACACAGTTGGAATCACAACTCCCATCTGCTGGACTTTCCATTTATGGACAAGAGGCTTCTCTTTCTTCACTTCGATCTTCAGGACTTGGTTCAGGACTGGGCCGTCATGGTGCTCCTATTGTTACTCAG ATTACGCAAACAATGCAAATTCCTCTGTCTTATGCTGAGGATATTATTGGGGTTGAAGGGAGGAGTATTGAATATATTCGTCGTAGTAGTGGAGCCTTGTTAACTGTACAAGAGAGCAGGGGACTACCTGATGAAATTACAGTGGAAATAAAAGGCACCTCATCACAGGTTCTGGCGGCTCAGCAACTGATTCAG GAAGTTATAGCAACCAGCAACAAGGATCAAATTTCGAGCAGCTATGGCAGGATGGATACCGGTTTGAGGTCATCCTACTCTCAGTTAGATTCTACATCCTACCCGTCCTCATCAGTACCCTCACTACCTTATGATGTGTATGGAAATTCGGTTCCATCACAACAACCTTATGGATCTTCTGGGTTGAGAGGAGGCTACAGCACGTTCAGGCTTTGA
- the LOC126790620 gene encoding uncharacterized protein LOC126790620, whose product MADGENRDWDFYLRTLSNSARDSNAAGNPASDPALLQSVKKLYELCKAENSEDLVARVYPQINKLFQRSVASLSESRATSNGLLLLAILQFCLDFGDLVLHDADPSLRTFFRSCLSREFADPVVAEATLDFLNVNKKKLSTSFPTLLPQFFPLMLKLIAWNGERLEKSFLKVFPGMMSPGSFLPLFPSLVDLPILVVALEKVERSSGSLVGNSIASMQKSSAPEMLLALMDEAYTGSTIADGGGDSESEDTNAIDVADPLFLDLLKDENDGIAERHLTSPGIVAALQAAMNNPLSDRLKYILKMGPRLLDLYFAIALRDVNNSLICALIPLLMSRNGTIFPDKVYSYEARKRLLEFMLAAFQRSPHFIALLKKPIMDRLAEAYSGQAYDSPEKEELALQLCWAIGEHGGGGASHKDAARELFESLELLLYESLSSSRVGLRQDSALNSDDQTSRKSSQSRLLCFVITAIAKLATNHRELLPRARFSLSKVVRSRISDVRVWRRASDFLGLINEPAISSSVLGPSRPSHGQMQKPGTVKWSDGATKMIAHVPFYILGEQEGPPFHDFFFSDILPR is encoded by the exons ATGGCCGACGGAGAAAATCGCGACTGGGATTTCTACCTGAGAACTCTATCAAACAGCGCCAGGGACTCCAACGCCGCCGGCAATCCCGCTTCTGATCCCGCTCTTCTTCAGTCC GTGAAGAAGCTATATGAGTTGTGTAAAGCTGAGAACTCAGAGGATCTGGTGGCTAGGGTTTATCCTCAGATTAACAAGCTCTTTCAACGCTCCGTCGCTTCGCTCTCTGAATCTCGCGCCACCTCTAATGGCCTCTTATTGCTG GCCATTCTTCAATTTTGCCTTGATTTTGGAGACTTGGTTCTGCACGATGCTGATCCCAGTCTCAGGACATTTTTCCGTTCCTGCTTGAGCCG TGAGTTTGCAGATCCAGTAGTTGCAGAAGCGACCCTTGACTTTCTGAATGTGAACAAGAAAAAGCTCTCAACTTCTTTCCCTACCTTACTGCCTCAG TTCTTTCCCTTGATGCTTAAGTTGATTGCATGGAATGGGGAACG ATTAGAAAAATCTTTTTTGAAGGTGTTTCCAGGAATGATGTCTCCAGGGTCATTTCTTCCATTATTTCCATCTTTAGTGGACTTGCCAA TTTTGGTAGTGGCATTGGAAAAAGTAGAAAGGAGCTCAGGATCATTAGTTGGAAATAGTATAGCTTCAATGCAGAAGAGTTCAGCTCCTGAG ATGCTGCTGGCGCTTATGGATGAAGCTTATACTGGTTCAACAATTGCAGATGGAGGGGGAGACTCTGAATCAGAGGACACCAATGCGATAGATGTTGCTGACCCTCTGTTCCTCGACCTTTTAAAGGATGAAAATGATGGCATTGCT GAGCGCCACTTGACCTCTCCTGGGATAGTTGCAGCTTTACAGGCTGCAATGAATAACCCTCTATCTGATAGGCTGAAATATATACTTAAGATGGGACCGAGGCTTCTTGATCTGTACTTTGCTATAGCATTGCGTGATGTCAATAATT CTTTGATCTGCGCATTGATTCCCCTACTCATGTCTAGGAATGGTACAATTTTCCCTGACAAAGTTTATTCTTATGAG GCTCGTAAGAGGCTTTTAGAATTCATGCTTGCTGCCTTCCAGCGTTCCCCACATTTCATTGCGCTTTTGAAG AAGCCTATAATGGACAGGCTTGCAGAAGCTTATAGTGGGCAAGCTTATGATAGCCCTGAAAAG GAAGAGTTGGCACTACAATTGTGTTGGGCTATTGGAGAGCATGGTGGGGGTGGTGCATCTCACAAAGATGCAGCTCGTGAGCTTTTTGAGAGTTTAGAGCTGCTCTTGTATGAAAGCCTTTCATCTAG TCGTGTAGGCCTGCGGCAAGATTCTGCCTTAAACTCAGATGATCAAACTTCAAGAAAGTCATCACAATCAAGGCTTCTATGTTTTGTTATTACGGCCATTGCAAAACTGGCGACCAATCACCGTGAATTGTTGCCCAGGGCACGTTTTTCCTTGAGCAAG GTAGTTAGGTCTCGGATATCAGATGTGAGGGTCTGGAGACGAGCTTCtgattttttgggtttaataAATGAACCCGCAATTTCCTCGTCTGTTTTGGGGCCTTCACGACCATCACATGGACAAATGCAGAAGCCTGGTACTGTCAAGTGGAGCGACGGCGCCACAAAGATGATTGCACATGTTCCATTCTATATCCTTGGTGAACAAGAAG GTCCACCCTTCcatgattttttcttttcagacATTCTTCCAAGGTGA
- the LOC126792070 gene encoding probable polygalacturonase At3g15720, producing MFQVSCATEDHRNSKSHSRIKTPHSNLLLLEQFEENQLYRDDGEAEATRSGPVATSGHTQKTPRKPGWVDGVRVGRRKEDGELILILMLATTYSGLGFQAEGIQSLLLAPIYEGLSDEAMGLPSLLHSIVFIWIITSSCFIIGYGQDGILNVLDFGAYGDGVVDDTQAFINAWTKLCGTGQILKIPTGKTFVVKPFELVGPCKFGNIVIQIDGNIVAPSTIQGWENVCKLRCWLCFRNVNGLIIKGMGLINGKGSIWWNQKTQNINETDLSCGAPSAMHFHNCNDLQLYGFTSRDSPREHIFIHSSNRVHISNIHLNAPENSPNTDGIDISLSSQVTIQDSFIKTGDDCIAIKGGSSFVNVTHVTCGPGHGFSVGSLGQDPTIADEVEQIYFQNCICEKTMNCARIKTWMGGSGYAREIFFRRMTLIESKNPILIDQHYSYSAKYPTKNGAVKVSAITFIDFSGSSLSEQAITLNCSNLGCSNILIDHVILKTATGKPLWSLCNKASGIARFTEPHVPCLSSKQSPSPMIAPI from the exons ATGTTCCAAGTCAGTTGCGCCACCGAAGACCACCGGAATTCGAAATCTCACAGTCGGATCAAAACCCCCCACTCTAATTTGTTGCTTCTTGAACAATTTGAAGAAAACCAACTCTATAGGGACGACGGCGAGGCGGAGGCGACTCGGTCAGGGCCAGTTGCGACCTCGGGCCACACTCAGAAGACGCCGAGAAAGCCTGGTTGGGTCGACGGGGTTCGGGTCGG aagaagaaaagaagatggGGAGCTAATTCTGATCTTAATGTTGGCCACTACGTACTCGGGATTGGGATTTCAGGCAGAAGGCATTCAATCACTGTTGTTGGCACCAATCTATGAAGGACTTAGTGATGAAGCAATG GGTCTTCCATCTCTACTCCACTCTATTGTTTTTATATGGATTATAACATCATCTTGTTTTATTATTGGGTATGGCCAAGATGGTATTCTTAATGTGCTTGATTTCGGTGCATATGGCGATGGCGTAGTAGATGATACACAA GCTTTCATCAATGCGTGGACGAAGCTTTGTGGTACTGGCCAAATACTTAAAATCCCTACAGGGAAGACTTTTGTAGTGAAACCTTTCGAACTTGTAGGTCCTTGTAAATTCGGTAATATTGTAATTCAG ATTGATGGGAATATTGTTGCTCCATCTACTATTCAAGGATGGGAGAACGTGTGCAAATTGAGATGTTGGTTATGTTTTCGAAACGTGAATGGTCTCATCATCAAGGGGATGGGACTTATAAATGGCAAGGGTTCAATTTGGTGGAACcaaaaaacccaaaacataaat GAGACTGACTTGAGTTGTGGAGCGCCCTCg GCTATGCATTTCCACAATTGCAATGACCTTCAATTATATGGATTCACTTCTCGTGACAGCCCAAGAGagcatatatttatacacagcAGCAATCGTgtacatatatcaaatattCATTTGAATGCACCAGAAAACAGCCCAAATACAGATGGCATTGATATTTCTTTATCAAGCCAAGTAACTATACAAGATTCTTTTATCAAAACAG GTGATGATTGCATTGCAATTAAAGGAGGCTCATCTTTTGTAAACGTAACTCATGTGACATGTGGACCAGGTCACGGCTTTAG TGTGGGCAGTTTAGGACAAGATCCAACTATTGCAGATGAAGTCGAACAAATATACTTTCAGAATTGTATATGTGAGAAAACTATGAATTGCGCAAGGATAAAAACATGGATG gGAGGATCCGGATATGCTAGGGAAATTTTCTTCAGACGAATGACCCTTATAGAGTCAAAAAATCCTATTTTGATTGATCAACACTACAGTTATAGTGCTAAATATCCAACTAAG AATGGAGCAGTGAAAGTTAGTGCAATAACATTCATAGACTTCAGCGGAAGTTCATTGAGTGAGCAAGCAATAACATTAAATTGCTCAAATTTGGGTTGCTCGAATATTTTGATAGATCATGTTATCTTAAAAACTGCAACGGGAAAACCACTCTGGTCTCTATGCAACAAGGCTAGTGGCATTGCTAGGTTTACTGAACCTCATGTTCCATGCTTGTCATCGAAGCAATCTCCATCACCAATGATTGCACCAATATGA
- the LOC126792926 gene encoding uncharacterized protein LOC126792926 encodes MPTLNLFTNVPVDAVIVSDILKDATKAVAKIIGKPESYVMILLNGSVPIAFAGTEEPAAYGELISIGGIGPTVNGKLSSTIAEILETKLSIDSSRFYIKFYDVQRPFFGFNGSTF; translated from the exons ATGCCGACGCTGAACCTGTTCACGAATGTTCCAGTTGATGCAGTGATAGTCTCTGACATTCTCAAGGACGCCACCAAAGCCGTCGCCAAAATCATCGGCAAACCCGAGTCC TATGTTATGATTTTGCTTAATGGTAGCGTGCCCATTGCATTTGCGGGCACGGAGGAGCCGGCGGCCTACGGGGAGTTGATCTCCATTGGGGGCATTGGACCAACTGTTAATGGGAAGCTGAGTTCAACTATTGCAGAGATTCTCGAAACCAAGCTTTCCATCGATAGCTCCCGCTTCTACATCAAGTTTTATGACGTTCAG CGGCCATTCTTTGGCTTTAACGGCTCAACGTTCTGA